In a genomic window of Octadecabacter temperatus:
- a CDS encoding GcvT family protein: protein MADFPTTARVVIIGGGVIGTSTLFHLARAGWTDCVLLEKNELTAGSTWHAAGNCPNFAANWAVMNMQRYGLELYRGLGELVDYPMNYHVTGSLRLAHSKERMQEFEKVAGQALYQGLEMPIMTNDEMKALHPFLETHDLAGGMHDPLDGDIDPAQLTQALAKGAREAGAHIERFCPVTGIDRDGDEWIVKTDKGEIRAEFVVNCAGYYAQRVGEMFKPFGGRTVPMVVMSHQYFLTGQLPELEAWTKEKGHKLPLLRDVDISYYLRQDKNGLNLGPYERNCKAHWVTPDDPMPEDFSFQLYPDDLERLEYYIEDAMARVPLLGEGGVERNINGPIPYAPDGLPMIGPMPGVKNAFEGHSFTFGIAQGGGAGKVLSEWIMHGETELDMWSVDPRRYTDYTDHDHCLAVAMETYGHEYAMHFPHHEWPAGRDKKHSTLHSRLQDAGAQFGSYNGWERANWFAKAGEDTSEESTQTWDRNGPWEVAIKREVEAVTTGCGMLPITGFSRIKVEGEGAKDFVDGLTASRLPNPDRVTLAYFPDSRGRILTETSVMVHSDTDVGLITAATAQWHDLEIFSRQAPEGISVTDHTTEVECLLVTGPKARDILAPLVEGHDLSKPWLSVSMDGKVAGQDAALIRVSFAGELGWEIHAAPDAMPAIWGALAGAGVTPFGMYALNSMRLEKGYRAWKGDLSTDYSLLEGGLDRFIKFDKDADFPGKAALLAEKQAGRKKGFVTMVMDAGDADAPYMAPVWHNGEIVGEVTSCGMGYRTGKCVALGMVRADVLAVGTELEIDVYGKRQKAIVQEDEPMFDPKNERIRA, encoded by the coding sequence ATGGCAGATTTTCCAACTACAGCCCGAGTGGTCATCATTGGTGGCGGCGTAATCGGCACATCGACACTGTTTCACCTTGCACGTGCGGGTTGGACAGATTGTGTGTTGCTCGAGAAGAATGAACTGACAGCGGGTTCTACGTGGCATGCGGCAGGTAACTGCCCGAACTTTGCGGCCAATTGGGCGGTGATGAACATGCAACGCTACGGGCTTGAGCTGTACCGCGGGCTAGGTGAGTTGGTCGATTATCCGATGAACTACCATGTCACCGGATCGTTGCGTTTGGCGCATTCCAAGGAACGGATGCAGGAGTTCGAAAAGGTTGCTGGTCAGGCTCTTTATCAAGGTCTTGAAATGCCGATCATGACCAACGACGAGATGAAAGCGCTTCATCCGTTTCTTGAAACCCACGACCTTGCGGGCGGCATGCATGATCCGTTGGACGGTGACATTGACCCTGCGCAGCTGACGCAAGCCTTGGCAAAAGGTGCGCGCGAAGCAGGGGCCCATATTGAGCGTTTCTGCCCTGTGACTGGTATTGATCGGGACGGTGATGAATGGATCGTAAAGACCGACAAGGGTGAGATCCGCGCGGAGTTTGTCGTCAACTGTGCCGGCTATTACGCGCAGCGCGTTGGTGAGATGTTCAAACCATTTGGTGGACGTACGGTGCCGATGGTCGTGATGAGCCACCAATACTTCCTGACGGGTCAGTTGCCGGAACTGGAAGCATGGACCAAAGAGAAAGGCCATAAGCTGCCGCTTTTGCGGGATGTCGATATTTCCTATTACCTGCGGCAGGATAAGAACGGGCTGAACCTTGGTCCTTACGAGCGGAACTGCAAGGCGCATTGGGTTACGCCTGATGATCCTATGCCGGAAGATTTCAGCTTCCAGCTTTACCCTGACGACCTTGAGCGGCTTGAATATTATATCGAAGATGCGATGGCACGGGTGCCGCTGCTTGGCGAAGGTGGCGTGGAGCGCAACATTAACGGTCCGATCCCCTATGCGCCCGATGGGTTGCCAATGATTGGGCCAATGCCTGGCGTGAAGAACGCATTTGAAGGGCATTCTTTCACCTTCGGAATCGCCCAAGGTGGTGGCGCAGGTAAGGTGCTGTCTGAATGGATCATGCACGGGGAAACCGAGTTGGATATGTGGTCCGTCGATCCACGCCGCTACACGGACTATACAGACCACGACCATTGTCTGGCCGTTGCGATGGAAACATATGGCCACGAATATGCGATGCATTTCCCGCACCACGAGTGGCCAGCAGGCCGCGATAAGAAACACTCGACGTTGCATTCGCGTTTGCAAGATGCAGGCGCGCAGTTCGGGTCCTATAACGGTTGGGAACGCGCCAATTGGTTCGCCAAGGCCGGTGAAGACACGTCCGAAGAGTCGACGCAAACGTGGGATCGTAATGGCCCGTGGGAAGTCGCGATTAAGCGTGAAGTTGAGGCCGTTACGACCGGTTGCGGCATGCTGCCGATCACGGGCTTTAGCCGTATAAAAGTCGAGGGCGAAGGCGCCAAAGACTTCGTTGATGGTTTGACGGCATCCCGTCTGCCGAACCCAGATCGTGTGACGCTTGCGTATTTCCCAGACAGCCGCGGGCGTATCCTGACAGAGACATCTGTGATGGTGCATTCAGACACGGATGTTGGTTTGATTACCGCTGCGACCGCGCAATGGCACGATCTCGAAATTTTCTCACGCCAAGCGCCTGAGGGAATTTCAGTGACGGATCACACAACCGAGGTTGAATGCCTGCTCGTGACTGGTCCGAAGGCACGCGACATTCTTGCGCCACTGGTTGAAGGGCATGACCTGAGCAAACCTTGGTTGAGTGTGAGCATGGACGGCAAAGTTGCCGGACAAGATGCGGCTTTGATCCGCGTGTCCTTTGCGGGTGAACTCGGCTGGGAAATTCATGCAGCACCTGATGCAATGCCTGCGATTTGGGGTGCGTTGGCGGGTGCGGGTGTGACCCCGTTTGGGATGTATGCGCTGAATTCCATGCGTTTGGAAAAAGGCTACCGCGCTTGGAAGGGTGATCTGTCCACTGATTACTCGCTTCTTGAAGGCGGCCTTGATCGGTTCATCAAGTTTGACAAAGACGCTGACTTCCCCGGGAAAGCCGCGCTGCTTGCTGAGAAACAAGCGGGCCGCAAGAAGGGTTTTGTGACGATGGTCATGGACGCCGGAGATGCAGATGCGCCTTACATGGCTCCTGTTTGGCACAACGGCGAAATCGTCGGTGAGGTCACGTCCTGTGGGATGGGATACCGTACCGGAAAATGTGTCGCGCTGGGCATGGTGCGGGCTGACGTGTTGGCAGTCGGAACCGAGCTTGAGATCGATGTCTATGGCAAGCGCCAGAAAGCTATCGTTCAAGAAGACGAACCGATGTTTGATCCTAAGAATGAACGGATCCGCGCATGA
- a CDS encoding GFA family protein produces the protein MLKGSCNCGAVSFTVKDGGQSVSACHCGQCRKQSGHHWASGYSQVENFTIEGEVRWFEASATAKRGFCPTCGCFLFWKAHDEDAMSFSLGVIDGPTGLKLQKHIFVADKGDYYDIADDVPHREH, from the coding sequence ATGCTAAAAGGAAGCTGCAACTGCGGTGCCGTTTCATTCACCGTCAAAGACGGCGGCCAAAGCGTTTCCGCCTGTCACTGTGGGCAATGTCGCAAACAGTCAGGCCACCATTGGGCATCAGGTTATTCGCAAGTTGAGAATTTCACCATTGAAGGCGAAGTGCGTTGGTTTGAAGCCAGCGCAACGGCCAAACGCGGGTTTTGCCCGACGTGCGGCTGCTTTTTGTTTTGGAAAGCACATGACGAAGACGCCATGAGCTTTTCGCTCGGCGTGATTGACGGCCCGACCGGGCTGAAACTGCAGAAACACATCTTTGTTGCTGACAAAGGCGATTATTACGACATCGCGGACGACGTGCCGCACAGGGAGCACTAA
- a CDS encoding LysE family translocator encodes MTFEAWSIFALFWVVFVTTPGPNAVNCISNGMTRGFVRSLPAVAAILTQASLFLALSAFGVTALLAASETAFSVAKLIGAGFLIYLGVRGWITATRPVVEKDVQAGSIYWRALAIAVINPKSVAGYLAAFSQFVQPNVPIDAQMWAIVPTALTLTACSYLTYTALGAGLGRAAMGAVFNVWFRRVMAVCFIVYGVLLGTSQPVRSA; translated from the coding sequence ATGACGTTTGAAGCTTGGAGCATATTCGCATTGTTCTGGGTGGTGTTTGTCACGACGCCTGGGCCGAATGCCGTGAATTGTATTTCAAACGGAATGACGCGCGGGTTCGTGCGATCTTTGCCTGCGGTTGCTGCGATCCTGACGCAAGCCTCGCTGTTTTTGGCGTTATCCGCATTTGGTGTGACGGCCCTACTGGCTGCGTCTGAAACTGCGTTCTCGGTCGCAAAGCTGATCGGGGCAGGTTTTTTGATCTATCTAGGGGTACGTGGCTGGATCACGGCCACGCGCCCTGTCGTTGAGAAGGATGTTCAGGCAGGCAGTATCTATTGGCGTGCACTGGCGATTGCGGTGATCAATCCTAAAAGCGTTGCTGGATACCTCGCGGCGTTCAGTCAGTTTGTTCAACCTAACGTGCCGATTGATGCGCAGATGTGGGCCATTGTTCCAACGGCTCTGACGCTGACGGCCTGTAGTTATCTAACCTACACCGCACTCGGCGCAGGCTTAGGGCGTGCGGCGATGGGGGCTGTTTTCAACGTTTGGTTTCGCCGCGTGATGGCGGTGTGTTTCATCGTTTACGGCGTGCTGCTCGGCACGTCCCAGCCTGTAAGGAGTGCATGA
- a CDS encoding helix-turn-helix domain-containing protein — protein sequence MIHDLPTESSTLGADIRALRKARGLTLADLGLILDRSVGWLSQVERGLSEPSITDLRGLAKALDVSVSSLFRSEAPENEQGMIVRATGRRPIGSRSAGLVEELLSPDLTDDFEVLHSTFEPGAEITETVTRPTQEVGYIVSGKLDLWIAGKTFSLNAGDSFRVRGEPFRWMNPHSQPCIAIWVIAPPVY from the coding sequence GTGATTCACGACCTGCCAACAGAAAGCAGCACGCTCGGCGCTGATATTCGCGCGTTGCGAAAGGCGCGAGGTTTAACGCTGGCGGACCTTGGGCTTATTTTGGATCGGTCGGTCGGTTGGCTTAGCCAAGTCGAGCGAGGTCTTTCGGAGCCTTCAATTACCGATCTGCGCGGTTTGGCGAAGGCGCTCGATGTGTCTGTTTCTAGCTTGTTCCGATCAGAGGCGCCCGAAAACGAACAAGGCATGATCGTGCGTGCGACAGGGCGACGTCCAATTGGATCACGCTCTGCTGGGTTGGTGGAAGAACTGCTTTCGCCAGACCTGACGGATGATTTCGAAGTGCTGCATTCAACATTCGAACCGGGTGCGGAAATCACGGAAACAGTGACGCGACCAACGCAAGAGGTTGGTTATATCGTGTCGGGCAAACTTGATCTTTGGATTGCTGGAAAGACTTTTTCACTGAACGCGGGCGACAGCTTTCGTGTTCGGGGCGAACCATTCCGCTGGATGAACCCCCACTCTCAGCCATGTATTGCGATCTGGGTTATCGCGCCTCCGGTGTATTGA
- a CDS encoding GAF domain-containing protein encodes MPDYQTLAQTIRSLTDGEGDVVSLMATIACEVHHFDDRFDWTGFYRVTGPEMLKIGPYQGGHGCLQIPFSRGVCGAAARTGEVQLVEDVDAFEGHIACASSTRSELVIPVFTGAGALLGVFDIDSNQPDAFDQADADALVAILAEVFKDCIMA; translated from the coding sequence ATGCCCGATTACCAAACACTCGCACAGACCATCCGAAGCCTAACTGACGGTGAGGGTGATGTGGTTTCACTCATGGCAACGATTGCCTGTGAGGTTCACCATTTTGATGATCGTTTCGATTGGACGGGTTTTTACCGTGTAACAGGACCGGAAATGCTCAAAATCGGGCCGTATCAGGGTGGGCATGGATGTTTGCAGATTCCATTTTCGCGCGGAGTGTGTGGTGCAGCTGCGCGAACTGGAGAAGTGCAACTGGTGGAAGATGTCGACGCATTTGAGGGGCACATAGCCTGTGCCAGCTCAACGCGATCCGAGCTGGTGATTCCTGTATTTACTGGGGCGGGGGCATTGCTTGGTGTTTTTGACATCGACAGCAATCAACCAGACGCGTTTGATCAAGCGGATGCAGATGCGTTGGTCGCGATTTTGGCGGAAGTTTTCAAAGATTGCATAATGGCGTGA
- a CDS encoding gamma-glutamyltransferase family protein translates to MRDFQQPGRSTVFAQNGICATSHPLAAKVAVQILEAGGNAMDAAIAGAVLLGICEPQSTGIGGDAFCLFNEAGSDEVLALNASGRAPAALEAAKLRAQGMDVLPLESVHAISLPGAMDGFIRLSKDYGKLGLKAALAPAIYYADAGVPVAPKVAFDYAQSGSTLHGAGRTHYMAQDKPLTTGQIFRSPMQAEVLRRVSMDGRAGFYEGEVAEDMVKSLNAAGGTHTLEDFANVRSDYTAPVSGTYKDIELVEHPPNGQGATAILMLNILKHFDIAGLDPMGTQRAHLEAEAAKLAYDTRNRVIADPDHTARLDHMLSAATAEKLAGLIDPNKALDPYLPTAEAVHKDTVYITVVDKDRMCVSMIYSIFHSFGSGMASDKFGILFQNRAAGFTLEEGHPNEAGGGKRPMHTIIPGMVKRDGKIEMPFGVMGGAYQPCGHARFLTNMEDFGMDAQTAIDAPRCFAEHGGLTVETGYSDKVAQDLADLGHIVKRADSPIGGAQAIKVHQDGLLEGASDPRKDGIALGY, encoded by the coding sequence ATGCGCGATTTCCAACAACCCGGACGGTCCACTGTCTTTGCACAAAACGGCATCTGCGCCACGTCGCACCCTTTAGCAGCTAAAGTAGCGGTCCAAATCCTCGAGGCAGGCGGTAACGCGATGGACGCGGCCATTGCTGGCGCGGTTTTGCTTGGCATCTGCGAACCACAGTCTACCGGAATAGGTGGCGATGCATTTTGTTTGTTCAATGAGGCAGGATCGGACGAGGTTCTTGCGTTAAACGCGTCAGGTCGCGCACCAGCTGCGTTAGAAGCTGCGAAATTGCGGGCGCAAGGCATGGACGTTTTGCCGCTGGAATCGGTACACGCAATCAGTCTCCCCGGTGCGATGGACGGCTTTATTCGTCTTTCCAAAGACTACGGCAAACTCGGCTTGAAAGCGGCCCTCGCCCCAGCAATTTACTATGCAGATGCTGGCGTGCCCGTCGCGCCGAAGGTGGCGTTTGATTATGCCCAGTCCGGCAGCACACTGCACGGTGCTGGCCGAACGCATTACATGGCACAGGATAAACCCCTTACCACCGGTCAGATCTTCCGCTCTCCGATGCAGGCAGAGGTCTTGCGCCGCGTTTCAATGGATGGACGCGCTGGCTTCTATGAGGGCGAAGTCGCTGAAGACATGGTGAAGTCCCTGAACGCAGCTGGTGGCACCCATACACTTGAGGATTTCGCAAATGTCCGCTCCGATTATACGGCACCTGTCAGCGGTACCTACAAAGACATCGAACTGGTTGAGCACCCGCCCAATGGCCAAGGCGCAACCGCCATTTTGATGCTCAATATCCTCAAGCATTTCGATATCGCAGGGCTGGATCCAATGGGTACCCAACGCGCCCACCTTGAAGCCGAGGCCGCCAAGCTGGCCTATGACACCCGCAACCGCGTTATCGCAGACCCAGACCACACCGCGCGGCTTGATCACATGCTGAGCGCGGCAACGGCAGAAAAACTAGCGGGCCTTATCGACCCTAACAAAGCCCTAGACCCATATTTACCAACCGCCGAGGCCGTGCACAAAGACACCGTTTACATCACCGTCGTCGACAAAGACCGCATGTGCGTGTCGATGATCTACTCAATCTTCCACAGCTTCGGGTCCGGCATGGCATCCGACAAGTTTGGCATATTGTTCCAGAACCGCGCGGCAGGTTTCACCCTTGAAGAAGGCCACCCGAATGAAGCCGGCGGCGGCAAGCGCCCAATGCACACCATCATCCCCGGAATGGTCAAGCGCGACGGTAAAATTGAAATGCCGTTTGGCGTGATGGGCGGCGCCTATCAACCCTGTGGCCACGCTCGATTTCTGACGAACATGGAAGACTTTGGCATGGATGCACAAACCGCCATTGATGCACCACGCTGCTTTGCAGAGCATGGCGGTCTGACGGTCGAAACCGGATATAGCGATAAAGTCGCGCAAGACCTCGCGGATTTGGGGCATATCGTCAAACGCGCGGACTCTCCAATTGGTGGCGCGCAAGCGATCAAAGTACATCAAGACGGCCTACTGGAGGGCGCATCAGACCCGCGCAAGGATGGCATCGCCCTTGGATACTAA
- the hspQ gene encoding heat shock protein HspQ yields the protein MLRTRAKYYLGQVVRHRKHPFRGVVFDVDAMFTNTEEWYEAIPEEARPAKDQPFYHLLAENDQSHYVAYVSEQNLVADYSGQPVDHPDLDDLFGPFEDGQYPLHFQLN from the coding sequence ATGCTGAGAACTCGCGCGAAATATTACTTGGGCCAAGTGGTCCGCCATCGGAAGCATCCCTTCCGTGGTGTGGTTTTTGACGTGGACGCAATGTTTACCAATACTGAAGAATGGTACGAAGCCATTCCAGAAGAAGCGCGCCCTGCCAAGGACCAACCATTTTACCACCTGTTGGCGGAAAATGATCAGTCCCATTACGTCGCCTATGTTTCTGAGCAGAACTTGGTCGCCGATTATTCCGGCCAGCCAGTGGATCACCCTGATCTAGATGATCTGTTTGGCCCGTTTGAGGACGGCCAATACCCGCTGCATTTCCAGCTGAACTAA
- a CDS encoding lytic transglycosylase — MSKLFRACVLLLILGSCGARDGSAPRNLDNACSILTERPHYVRAFKAAERNWGVETHVLMAMIYQESKFISNNRPPHTYALGVIPTGRQSSALGYSQALNGTWEEYVDQEGGRGSDRTNISDATNFMGWYMTATVRENGIALDDTYNQYLAYHDGRTGWRRGTYRSKPWLVRIAGEVRDRAELYDAQLRSCRQFR, encoded by the coding sequence ATGAGCAAACTCTTTCGCGCCTGTGTACTACTGTTAATCTTGGGAAGCTGCGGCGCCCGAGACGGTTCTGCGCCGCGCAATCTAGACAACGCCTGTTCCATTCTTACGGAGCGCCCGCACTATGTGCGTGCATTCAAGGCGGCTGAACGTAATTGGGGTGTCGAAACCCACGTTCTGATGGCGATGATCTATCAGGAAAGCAAATTCATCTCTAACAACCGACCTCCGCATACTTATGCATTGGGTGTAATCCCGACAGGGCGTCAGTCGTCCGCACTTGGCTATAGCCAAGCGCTGAACGGCACATGGGAAGAATACGTGGACCAAGAAGGTGGACGTGGATCTGATCGCACGAACATCTCCGACGCGACCAACTTTATGGGTTGGTACATGACGGCGACGGTACGTGAAAACGGTATCGCGTTGGACGACACCTACAACCAGTATCTCGCCTATCATGACGGGCGCACCGGCTGGCGTCGCGGCACGTACCGCTCAAAGCCTTGGTTGGTTCGCATTGCGGGTGAAGTTCGCGACCGCGCTGAATTGTATGATGCGCAACTGCGCAGCTGTCGCCAGTTCCGTTGA
- a CDS encoding LolA family protein: protein MNMITRRLCLLAVPLALAGFAASPSSAQLLSLGQVSSYLNSFTSAEGEFTQINADGTISTGTIYIKRPNRVRFEYNPPEESLVVAGGGQVAIFDPRSDTGPDRYPLNQTPLKIILERNIDLTRTNMVTGHTSDGTTTTITAQDPDHPEYGSIQMVYTSSPVELRQWIVTDDTGQQTTVILGDLAKDGNVPDILFNIQREIRNWGN, encoded by the coding sequence ATGAATATGATTACACGTCGACTTTGTCTTTTGGCTGTCCCCCTTGCGCTTGCAGGGTTCGCGGCTTCACCGTCTTCTGCGCAACTGCTCTCATTGGGGCAGGTGTCCAGTTACCTGAACTCGTTTACCAGTGCGGAAGGTGAATTCACGCAGATCAACGCGGATGGCACGATTTCCACGGGTACCATTTATATCAAGCGGCCAAATCGCGTGCGGTTTGAGTACAATCCGCCTGAGGAGTCGCTTGTCGTTGCGGGCGGTGGCCAAGTTGCGATCTTTGATCCGCGTTCTGATACGGGGCCGGATCGGTATCCGTTGAACCAAACACCGCTAAAGATTATTCTTGAACGTAACATTGACCTGACACGCACGAATATGGTGACTGGCCACACGAGCGACGGCACGACGACGACGATCACGGCACAGGATCCGGATCACCCTGAGTATGGCAGCATCCAGATGGTGTATACGTCCAGCCCGGTTGAGCTGCGCCAGTGGATTGTGACGGATGATACGGGCCAGCAGACAACCGTAATCCTTGGTGATCTGGCAAAGGATGGAAACGTGCCGGACATTCTGTTCAACATCCAACGTGAGATACGGAATTGGGGGAACTAA
- a CDS encoding PepSY-associated TM helix domain-containing protein, with protein MVSIEPNAVSDAQVQSDRTNILYKAAWRWHFYAGLYVIPFLIMLALTGLVMLWISVLSGRDGEWINVTPQEQVLPVSELSDAAVQSVPGSTLVQYVAPRGDDLVALFRVDLDGVATMVAVNPYTAEIMSSAVRREGWYDFANDIHGTVLLGVTGDRMIEIAASLTMVLIATGMYLWWPRNGEGFRALIPKFTARRRSLWKTLHATIGAWVSVLLVLFLLSGLAWAGIWGGKFVQAWSTFPAEKWGAPLSDVTHASMNHGATEEVPWALEQTPMPASGSDVGVTGLSEGQPVNIDTVTTFARQIGYDARFQLNLPSGETGVWTISRDSMSNDSANPTDDRTVHIDQYTGRILADVRFEDYSIYGQGMAVGIALHEGDMGIWNIIVNTVFCLMVIFLSVSGVVMWWMRRPSKAGRIAAPSMPRDMPLWQGAVLVGLAVSLAFPLAGLTLLAVLVLDFLVISRIPILRRMLS; from the coding sequence ATGGTCTCAATCGAACCGAACGCGGTTTCGGATGCACAGGTGCAATCTGACCGTACGAATATTTTATATAAAGCAGCTTGGCGTTGGCACTTTTACGCAGGGCTATATGTCATCCCATTTCTGATCATGCTGGCGTTGACGGGGCTTGTGATGCTCTGGATCAGTGTGCTGTCGGGGCGCGATGGTGAATGGATTAATGTGACACCACAGGAACAGGTGTTGCCCGTGTCCGAACTGTCTGACGCCGCAGTGCAATCGGTACCGGGGTCGACGTTGGTGCAATATGTGGCACCGCGCGGCGATGATTTGGTGGCGCTGTTTCGCGTGGATTTGGACGGCGTTGCCACGATGGTTGCGGTGAACCCTTACACGGCTGAAATCATGTCGAGTGCGGTGCGGCGTGAAGGTTGGTATGACTTTGCCAATGATATTCACGGCACGGTTCTGTTGGGTGTGACGGGCGACCGTATGATCGAGATCGCGGCGTCCCTAACGATGGTTCTGATTGCGACGGGGATGTATCTGTGGTGGCCCCGCAACGGCGAAGGGTTTCGGGCGTTGATTCCGAAATTCACTGCACGCCGTCGTAGCCTTTGGAAAACACTACACGCGACGATTGGTGCGTGGGTTTCAGTTTTGTTGGTGTTGTTTCTGTTGTCAGGTCTGGCTTGGGCTGGAATCTGGGGCGGAAAGTTCGTTCAAGCCTGGAGCACATTTCCAGCCGAGAAATGGGGTGCGCCATTGTCTGACGTGACCCACGCAAGCATGAACCATGGTGCGACTGAAGAGGTTCCATGGGCGCTAGAGCAAACGCCGATGCCCGCGTCAGGGTCTGATGTTGGTGTGACAGGATTGTCTGAGGGACAGCCCGTCAACATTGATACCGTTACGACGTTCGCTCGCCAAATCGGGTATGATGCACGGTTCCAATTGAACCTCCCGTCTGGGGAGACCGGCGTTTGGACGATCTCGCGCGATTCCATGAGCAACGACAGCGCTAACCCAACCGATGACCGCACGGTTCATATCGACCAATACACGGGACGTATCCTCGCGGATGTGCGGTTTGAGGATTATTCGATCTACGGGCAAGGCATGGCTGTTGGGATTGCTTTGCACGAAGGGGATATGGGGATTTGGAATATCATTGTGAACACGGTGTTCTGCCTGATGGTGATTTTCCTGAGTGTAAGTGGCGTGGTCATGTGGTGGATGCGCCGGCCAAGCAAAGCAGGCCGGATTGCTGCGCCGTCGATGCCGCGTGACATGCCGTTGTGGCAGGGCGCGGTCTTGGTTGGGTTGGCGGTATCGCTGGCATTCCCATTGGCGGGTCTCACCCTTTTGGCGGTTCTGGTGTTGGATTTCCTCGTGATTTCACGCATTCCGATCCTGCGACGGATGTTATCCTAA